The Salvelinus namaycush isolate Seneca chromosome 28, SaNama_1.0, whole genome shotgun sequence genome contains a region encoding:
- the LOC120023641 gene encoding macoilin-2-like: MKRRNADCSKLRRPLKRNRITEGIYGSTFLYLKFLVVWALVLLADFVLEFRFEYLWPFWLFIRSVYDSFRYQGLAFSVFFVCVAFTSDIICLLFIPVQWLFFAASTYVWVQYVWHTERGVCLPTVSLWILFVYIEAAIRFKDLKNFHVDLCRPFAAHCIGYPVVTLGFGFKSYVSYKMRLRKQKEVQKENEFYMQLLQQALPPEQQMLQRQEREAEEAAAAKGISEVDSAPVSQNGALVGKKTPAPLPELEYREKGKEGRDAKKQHNSILPSSVDSKLQEMEYMENHMNNKRLTTELVGSTENLLLKEENSSSSCSSSSSSSSKNYKNASGNTAINSSPRGHSATNGSIPLAAPSSSSSGKKQKCAVGKGPAAGSHRDPTDNCIPNNQLSKPEALVRLEQDVKKLKADLQASRQVEQDLRSQIGSLSSAERSIRSELGQLRQENELLQNKLHNAVQAKQKDKQAVGQLEKRLKVEQEARTNAEKQLSDEKKRKKLEEATTARAVALAAASRGECTDTLRRRITELETECKKLTMDIKLKEDQIRELEMKVQELHKYKENEKDTEVLMSALSAMQDKTQHLENSLSAETRIKLDLFSALGDAKRQLEIAQGQILQKDQEIKDLKQKIAEVMAVMPSISYTADSSNMTPVVPHYSSKFMDTSPSGLDPNASVYQPLKK; the protein is encoded by the exons TACCTTCCTGTACCTGAAGTTCCTGGTGGTGTGGGCACTGGTGCTACTGGCAGACTTTGTGCTCGAGTTCAGGTTTGAGTACCTGTGGCCCTTCTGGCTGTTCATCAGAAGTGTGTATGACTCCTTCAGATACCAGGGGCTG GCGTTTTCAgtgttctttgtgtgtgtggCGTTTACCTCCGACATCATATGCCTGCTCTTCATCCCCGTACAATGGCTGTTCTTTGCTGCCAGTACCTACGTGTGGGTGCAGTATGTGTGGCATACAG AGAGAGGGGTCTGTCTCCCCACAGTGTCTCTTTGGATACTATTTGTGTACATAGAGGCAGCCATCAGATTCAAAGACCTGAAGAACTTCCATGTCGACTTGTGTCGCCCATTTGCTGCACATTG CATTGGCTACCCGGTGGTGACGCTGGGCTTTGGCTTCAAGAGCTACGTCAGCTATAAAATGCGCTTAAGAAAGCAGAAGGAGGTGCAGAAGGAGAATGAGTTCTACATGCAGCTCCTGCAACAGGCCCTGCCCCCAGAGCAACAGATGCTACAGAGACAAGAGAGGGAAGCGGAGGAAG CTGCAGCAGCTAAAGGGATATCCGAGGTGGACTCCGCCCCAGTCTCACAGAATGGAGCACTTGTCGGTAAAAAGACGCCAGCACCGCTACCGGAGCTGGAGTACAGAGAAAAAGGGAAAGAGGGCCGTGACGCCAAAAAGCAACACAATAGCATCCTGCCGTCATCGGTAGACTCTAAACTCCAGGAGATGGAGTACATGGAGAACCATATGAACAACAAGAGACTGACCACAGAACTGGTGGGCAGCACGGAGAACCTGCTGCTGAAGGAGGAGAACTCttcttcctcctgctcctcctcctcatcctcctcctcgaAAAACTACAAGAACGCTAGTGGCAACACTGCAATTAACTCCTCGCCCCGCGGACACAGTGCCACCAACGGCAGCATCCCCTTGGCcgccccttcctcctcttcctctgggaAGAAGCAGAAGTGTGCAGTGGGGAAGGGTCCAGCAGCGGGCTCCCACAGGGACCCAACAGACAACTGCATCCCCAACAATCAGCTGAGCAAGCCTGAGGCGCTCGTACG GCTGGAGCAGGATGTGAAGAAGCTGAAGGCGGACCTGCAGGCCAGCAGACAGGTGGAGCAGGACTTGCGCAGTCAGATCGGCTCCCTGAGCAGCGCTGAGCGCTCCATCCGCTCTGAGCTGGGCCAGCTGCGACAAGAGAACGAGCTGCTGCAGAACAA gctccATAACGCTGTCCAGGCCAAGCAGAAGGACAAACAGGCTGTGGGCCAACTGGAGAAGAGGCTGAAGGTTGAGCAGGAGGCCCGCACCAATGCAGAGAAACAGCTTTCAGATGAGAAGAAACGCAAAAAGCTGGAAGAGGCCACCACAGCTAGAGCCGTCGCACTAGCAGCAGCATCCAG GGGGGAGTGCACAGATACGCTGAGGAGGCGGATCACGGAACTGGAGACTGAGTGTAAGAAGCTGACCATGGATATCAAGCTCAAAGAAGACCAGATCAGAGAGCTGGAGATGAAAGTACAG gagCTCCACAAGTATAAAGAGAATGAGAAGGACACAGAAGTGCTGATGTCAGCGCTGTCGGCCATGCAGGATAAGACCCAGCACCTGGAGAACAGCCTGTCTGCAGAGACCCGCATCAAACTGGACCTGTTCTCAGCACTGGGTGACGCTAAGAGACAGCTGGAGATCGCACAAG GTCAGATCCTGCAGAAGGACCAGGAGATCAAGGACCTGAAGCAGAAGATAGCTGAGGTGATGGCTGTCATGCCCAGCATCTCCTACACAGCTGACAGCAGCAACATGACTCCTGTGGTCCCCCACTACTCCTCCAAGTTCATGGACACCAGTCCCTCCGGCCTGGACCCCAACGCCTCTGTCTACCAGCCCCTCAAAAAGTGA